The Macadamia integrifolia cultivar HAES 741 unplaced genomic scaffold, SCU_Mint_v3 scaffold3699, whole genome shotgun sequence region ACAACTATTACGTGTATGCATGTAATATGCTAATGCGTACAGTTACCAAAAGATGGGTCACAACTacatttttgtttgtttgaagGGTTACAACTACTTAATATACCTATACCAACTCATACAACTactattctaccaaaaagaaaaaagaactcaTACATGTACTACTACGTGCATGCATGTAACAGAGGGATCCTGGGCTAGTCTCTAAATCAGGTTCTGCAATCGAAGAGTGAATTTTACtttagaaacaaagaaaatctctcaagaaaatCTATCGTCTTCTTTCGGAGAAGACTTCTCCATGGCAACTCGACGATCTCCGTTGTcctactcctcctcctcctcatctggTCAGGGTTATGAAATATTCCTCAACTTCAGTAGTATATATACTCGCAACACCTTTACCAACCACCTCTACAATGCCTTGGATGTTGCCGGAATTCACACTTTCATGGACGACGTTCAACTCCGTACCGGTGAGGAGATCGGCCCAGACCTACTCTCTGCGATCCAGCAGTCCAGAATCTCTGTCCCCATCTTCTCGAAGAACTACGTTTCGAGCAAATGGTGCCTCAACGAGCTCGTCGAGATCGTTGAGTGCAAGAAAACCATGAATCAACATGTCTTGCCCATCTTCTACCATGTTGATCCCGCGGAAGTCCGTCACTACACTGGGATCTATGCGGAAGCTCTTCATAAACACAACAAGCGTGTCGATCAGGGGATCATTGACGAGTGGAAAAATGCTCTAACAGAGGCTGGGGGATTGAAGGGATGGGATTTGAAGAACATCGATGGAGGGTAAGTCCAACCACTTCCTATGCCCTACACAATAACTTGTGAAACACTAATTGTGTGAAGTAGGTATATAATCTAGCATCAACTACTTCCCATGTGGCAGTTTCGTTGAATCATAAATCTGAAAATGTttttcacatcatcatttattCTGTAGGTTTATACTATAATGCATTCCTGCTAACCCTTAATATTTCGTTGAGTCCTGAATTTCTTGGATAAATTGTTCAAATCATCATTTATACGTCTTTAGAAATTTAGATTCAAAATTTTTGTCCATCTGATATTTTTATGTGTCATTACAATAGTTTAGTGGAATTAAAAAAAGTTTTTGAGGTGAAAATATATTCATAAATCCATGAATTTAACAAAAAAGGAAGTGTGCTTGAAAGGATTCCTAATATAGAAGTAGAAGTGTGTGAAACATTTAGcctattattatatatttgttGTAATAGTATGATACTGTACGGGAAAGGATTCCTAAGATAGAACTGTGTAAAACATTTTGCCTATTATTAtataggaaaattatcttgtaccacccctttTTTGAAACTTATGGCATATACCACCCTAAAGTGTCAAAAATATCAACCGTACCCCTAAAGTCTAACACccttattttaaaaatcaaaattactcTTTTGACCTTCAAAGTAAATGTAAGGTTAGAGAAGGGcagttctctttcttctcttcaaaTCGGTTTCTCTCTGCTCAATTGATTAATCAGGAAAAGGGTTGTTCTCTTGAACCCTAGAATGACGCTTGATCCTACTAGGAGACGTTGAAGACCGATCCTAGCAGGAGGCATGGAAGCTCGACCTCATTCATTTGAGAATGAAATCTATGTCAAATGCATACACAAGTAGCTTAAACATCACAAATGAAATCTGTATGAATAGAAGTATGTATCATTTACCCCATTTCATCAATTTGAGAATGAGATCTGTATCAAATCCATACACAAATAGCTTAAACAtcacaacc contains the following coding sequences:
- the LOC122068323 gene encoding TMV resistance protein N-like, which produces MATRRSPLSYSSSSSSGQGYEIFLNFSSIYTRNTFTNHLYNALDVAGIHTFMDDVQLRTGEEIGPDLLSAIQQSRISVPIFSKNYVSSKWCLNELVEIVECKKTMNQHVLPIFYHVDPAEVRHYTGIYAEALHKHNKRVDQGIIDEWKNALTEAGGLKGWDLKNIDGG